ATGGAGGCTGAGCCGGAAATGATTGCTGGGAAGGCAATGGTGGAGGAGGCCCAACTGGCGGCGTAGAACCAAAAGGTGGTGGGTTAGGTCCAAcaggtggtggtggaggacCAACAGATTGGGGATTAGGTCCAGTGGGTGGTGGAGCAGCAGGTTGTGGCGGAGGTCCAACAGGTTGCGGAGGAGGACCAGTAGGCGGTGGAGGAGGACAGACAGCTGGTCGAGAAAATAGATGATGCTGTGATGGGggcggtggcggtggtggtggcggtggtggtggtggtgaagGAGGTGGGGGTGGTGGTGGGAGTGGTGGTGACAATGGAGGTGGCGAAGTGGGTAGAGGCGGAGTTACAGGCGGAGATCCAGGTGGCAATGGTGGAGAGCCCTCCGGCGAAGGCATCCACTCAGCAGACATGTTATTAGGGGCTGATTCAAGTATCCCATCTGAATTTGGCTCAAGCACACCAAGCCCAAAAGAACCATTGGTAAACAGTGGTTTCTCGTCCCTTTGGTGCCCAGAAACATCTTCCATTTCAAGTTCACCATCAACATCCTCCAAAATGCAATGTCGTCTGTCACTTGGAGTAACACTGTGATTCTCAGGATCTCTGCTTGTAGCAGGGGCAAGTTCAGAAGGTGATGTATCATTATCTTCCTTGCATAACTTTGTGGGAAAACTATCCTCATATTCCTCTTCTTCATCAAACACGTGAGCTGACAGCAATCCAGGTAACTGGAACGTAGCATTACTGTAACCAATTCGGAACAGGAAAATATATGAACATTAGATCAAGGACAGCATGGTGGAATTAAGATGGTCTAGCAAAGATGATTATGAAGCCATCAAGAAAAAAGTACCTAGATGCACACTGACTCATTACGATACACTTCACTCCTAGAAACTTAGAGATATATgtgatataaattattatgtcttgagaaattttaatttcaatgtaGAAGCAGAGTCAACACAATGGATGAATAAGCTCGGATAAAGGGATAGGAAATTGTACTTAAACAatgaagaattatatattgtaatcACATGGCAGCATCGCAAATATAAAACGCAATCCATTATTCTTTAAGTAAATGAAGTACAGCACTCACCAGAGAGCAACTCAAAAGCACAATAAACAACCAAATTCAGCAAAATATTCTAACATTTGTAGCTACACAGCCAAACAAAAAGGAGATAACATCACTAGCGATTGAACTGTAGATCAACAATCATACCATCCAACTTGATCCAAACCACATAATATAGGGTTTGTTGAACAACGCACATAGTATTTGATTGCACTCTTAGTTATACGGGCATCCAAGCAGAAAATATGAGAGTAATCAAGCTATAAATTTACTTCACTTCTCACTCGAGTACCCAAGTCatagataaatgaaataaataccAAGATCTACTTCCCAAAGTCCAGGGCAACAGTTGAGTTCCAAGTTCTACCCATAAAGGACGATCGAACttcttattgaattttttgtttgaagtCACAGTCTCTGTTAGTGTTATGGAAACTCTGGTGGTTTGTTCCTGGGAGGAGCCCATAATCTCTAAAACCATAGAAAGTTGTGAAAATTCTGTTATAAATCATCTCGTAACTGAGTTACTGAAGGCAGTTTAGCCGTTAAAATAATATGGAACAGGCCCAGCAACCACAAAACTTTCACCAACCACATATTTCTATTAGTTTGCTGGTCACCTGGTGCTATTGCAAGTGAAATGGAGAGAGCTAGAAAGACCAAATTCTGCTAAAAGAATGATGAAAGGCGGAAtagaaaacagaaaattacTGAAGGAGAACAAATAGTAAGCTCTAGACCTTCCATATTCGTCAACAACCATTCCCTCCATTTCTCTGATAGGATCATCAATAGCCCGCTCAGCTCTAGAAGGACGTCTCAGCGACAACCCAACAGATGCATCATCATTTACAACTCCTATATCACCCATGTAACGGCGAAGAACAGATTCTGGCAAGATTTTCCTCTCAAGCCACAGGCGCAAGACCTAAGAAAAGTAAGTGAGTAATTCTGCACCAATTCTAAAGACTCATATTTACATACATTATAGTCACCTTATGACACTGACGGCGATTCTCTTGAGCACCTGCACCAGCAGGAGCAGCAGCTCCAATGAGACGGGGCAATGCTGCTTGAACAATAGGAATGTAAGAGGCTCCTGCGATTCCTGAGGAAGATTAAAAAAAGCaacaatatgagaaaaaatCTCCATTGGATGGGAACAGTAAAAAGGAGAAGGTGGGCCAGATTTTTATCTCATGTTTTTTTGcgggaaaaagaaagatgacAGCAACAGAAGAATTAAGTTGGcgtatatattttagaatgaTCAGACAGCATTACCAGAACTCATTAATGATCTAGATTTCAAGCATTCACATCTATCAATAAAGAGGAAAGAGAGTTGAGGGGTGCAGCGGGCAACAGTGTGTAAATGTGAGAGAGGTTATTTTATTGTGGCAATACAATATCAAACTTTCTGTACCTCTCTGACTATGTGAGCACTGGGTTATCGAGTCAACTAGAAAAAAAAGGTCCACTCTGCGATGTAAACTTGGCTCATTTTCCAACTTCTGGATGAGAAGCTCCACAACCTGCATAAATGGAGcgttttagattttaattttccaagAAAACATACAGCATATTAGATGCCTTActcaacaaagaaaatgatgCGGATACAAAAGCTATAACATAGATAATATCAACTGCAAAGCACCTTGGCCCAGTGTAAGCTGTATCATACTAACCAATGGTTGCATAGACTAAGCAAGTGAGCAAACCACTCATGTTCCTTAAGGTCTGCTAATAGTTTGTGCTAATgctaaatttggaacaaaGATAAAGGTTAAACCGgacaaattgaaattttagaaaaggtCTTCTGTAAGAAGGCCTTCCTTTGCAATTGGATGCTCTTAAGAATCCTAAGAATCTTATTCAATGGGAATTACTTTTATCAAACTCTCCTGttatttcttatttgtttCAGCAACAGCACTTACTTCATCCTCTTGAGTTCACATCCAGGCAGctaatattacacaaaaacTCTTCTTAGAGAGCTTGCTTTGCAACGGAGTATGTTTTCTAAATCTTTTGAAGCCATAACATCTCCCTGTTCCAGTCAAATGATATAAGGTTTGAGCCCTTTTCCATCTCCAGCAAGCATTTCAGAAACCCCAGTACTGCAAAGTGCAACTGCATTGCTTTGTACATGAAGCCAGCATTTCTATTTACTTCCCGCGACATATTAGACAAAGCTACAATTTTGTCATCTTCTTAGCTCTTCATATATGAACTAACCCCCAATTTGATCTACCTTTTCATGCAATAGTAGAATTTCGTGCAGCATCTAAATTCATCACTTTTTTTGGCTTTTGGCAAAACCTTTAAAATCGGAAAAGATGGTATTAACCAAATCTTTACACAAGTGTTCAGCCTCCCTTGAAAATACACTCATCAAACAAGTGTAATGATGATCCAACATAATAAACCTCACAACAAGTGTAATGATGATCCAACATAATAAACCTCACAAAGTTGATAAAGGCTAAATGCACAAGGGTTTGCCATCTATTCAACATCTGTGAACAATATCCATTATGACAGGACTAATCAAACTGGGAGAGCTATAGAAGGAAGATATTACACACTTATTACCTACCTCATTGGCGATACCATACTTTGCACAATCAATTGCAAGACGAGTTGCGCGACCAATACTCTCTTTCGTCCTTGACAGTGTCTCTATCATCCCTTCAAAAGCATCCCGAGCAACAGCGGCCTCAGTACCCCCACTTAGGGAACTTCCAGTACCCAGATTGCCTGAACTCACCCTCCTCTCCTCAAGTTCTTCATTCTCATGTTGATTAATAGATGAAAATTGGTGAACATCAGCGCATGGAGAAGTTGAATGTATTCCTTGTACACCAGGTTGGACTGTGTTGCTTGATTCATATGCTAGTGTAGCAGGGGGCGGGCTCGGGCTCCGTGCAGACATGTCAGCATCAGGAAATGAAAGAAGCAGAGGATTTCCATGAGAGTTCTGCAAGTGTGCTTGTCTTTTTTTTGCCTGAGCAGCAGCAATAAGATGTTTCATGGACATGACCGAGTCAGGAATTTTCGAATTAACCAGAAAACTTGTTTTGCCATCTTTACCACCATCCAGCCTGGGCAATggcaaattcaaacataagcaacagtaacaaaaataatcataattactaATCTTTAGTACACCAAGAACTTCTTATTACCTTTCACCAAACGATGTGTGGTTTTCATTTGGAGGCCCGACTACAACAACAGAGTCATTGATCCGTAAATCTGACTTTGGAGTAGCTTTACTTTTATCTCCAGAAGAAGCTGGCTTGCTTCGGTCACCTAGTGATTGAGCGAGAAATGAAGTTGATCTATCAGAAGCTGAAGCACTTCTGCTGTCTCCCGCTGGAGTTTTCTTCTGAGAAATATTAGCAGGTGCCTTGCTGGAGTGCTTGCTGTGCACTTCTGCTGACAGCCTGGTACCACCAATAGAATAAGGGGACCTTTTAGGAGAAATTTGAACTGGTTTAGCCTCCATAGAGGGCAATTTCTCAGTGTCCTGCAGTGGACTAGGAATTACATGTGCAGCTGATAATTCTCTAGTCCTCTTCTCTGTATCTTGCTGAGTTGCTGGGGATAACACTTTATTGGACATATGACCAGATTGTACCTGTTCTTTTATCCCATCATCAACTGGTCCTGAATTTTTTGAGACCCCTTGATCATAGACACAACTTTCACTATGCATTACAGGCTTCTTTCTTGAATCTGACACCTGTGGAATAACAGAAACCTTATTTGTAAATCCTCCATGAATTGGGGTTTTAGGTGAttcatcatcctcatcatcaaATAGGCGGACAGCTCTCCTCTTTGTTGGTAACTGCATAACTGGGGACCGGACTTTGTTAGGAAGTACCATATCACTTTGCCGAGATGCGGAACCTCCCAATctattttcagaaattgaaGCAGAACTAGACATTGCTTCTGATACTCGGCGCCGGCGCTTTATTGGGGGTAGATCATCTTCATCACTGGAAAACTTGGGGTCATTTGTACTCATCTGCAGCCTGAGGAGTCGGCTATTCTCAGCCTTCCCACCTGATGTTAGCCTTTTAGACTCTATACCAGTAATTTTGTCATCAAGAACATCAGGGCTAGTAGAATCCCTTTTCTTGCTTATTCGTGCTCTTATCATGCTAGCGCCATCTCCAGTATCAGCACATTTTGACATTTTGCCTGGAGGTGAGGCTTCATTTGTCTGAAACCTTTGTTTTTCACGGCCATGCTGGGCCTTTATCTTTTTCCTGGAGATAGCTTTATTATGCTCCTCAAAACTTACTTCAGCATCCTCTCGACCATTATCTTCTGTCTCAGAACGCCTTTTAACTTTCAGCAActttttttccttcctttcACTGCCAATATCTAAACCTGATCTTGAATTACCAGCAGATGAGACCTTCATGCTGCCACCAGAAACACATTTTCTTTGAATCATTTCTCCAGTACGATCATGAGGAACAGCTAAGCCACTATTCCTACGTATTGCACCCGCAGGTTTCTTCTTAGATCCAATTGCCAGCTTAGTTTTAAGGCCATTTGTCAATTTATTATGGTCATCATCAGAAGACCTACCCGCCACTTTGATATCATGAGAATCATCCTCATTAACAAGGGAATCATGCGATGGGCTAGATAATGGTACTGAATCCATTACTAGATCACTAGTATTTGTATAGGGCTTGCTCCTCTTTTCTGAAGATACATGTGGAGACAAACTATGATTCACGTCATCTGACAAGCAAGGCTTTACATCTTGACATTCCACCTCACCCTGTCTTTGTGAACACCGCTCTAAAGCAGCGCCCACGTCCGTAGACCCCTTGATCTCCAACTTACAGTTTGATACTTTCCTGTCACTTCCATCATTTCCATTAATCCCTGAGGCCTCATCTACCACAGGATCAAGAGAATGTGCCTCAGACGCAAGAGACAGTGCACTTTTATCTCTCACCCCATTTAAATTTCTGAGCTGCAACTCTTCAAATTCTTCACAAATTTCCTTCACCGCTTGAGCAAAATATTTGACTGTCTTACCCTGGCATCTAGCggacaatttattttttgcttcaATGGTGAATGCCTGAATATCCGCAGGAGCAACAAAAGCTCTGTAAGGGAAGAAAagtcaaagaaaatattaaaaactctTCTGTCACATCCAAGCCAATATggaaataaatacaaataaagcACATCAAGAACAAGATAAGAGGAAGTAGCTTTATATCAATTCCTTTTACAAAAACAGGTAATGTTTCCAAGGGAATTGCTCAAATATGCAGCTCACATCCTATCAACGGAACATCTTCATATATGAAATTACTAATCAAGGAAACcacatgtaattacatcatattAGCAAGAACTAGGAAAAGTTGCCCCACATTTAGATGATTCACCACCAGCACCCACCTTCTGATTGTCATATCCTGATGCTAGTTACTGAAATGGTGGTAAAAGTGGTAGGTGGGAATTACACTTCAACATATCAAGAGTTGTATATAactagatataaattttaaaatatgcttTCAAAAAATCCAAGGAAAAACAGTTCTTATACGGCTAATAAGAAAATCAAGCAAAAGTAAAGAAGCGCCCCCATTTTCAGAAGCAAGGTAAAGGCAAAAGATCAAGGACcaaatattctaaataaaaagttaatggAACATGACAAAAGGTCCAAAAccttaaaaataaagcataagAATTCTCTAAATAAATGTACAGTATAACTTGTAGATACATCCAAGAAAAGGCACAACACTACAGAACACATAAATGCCAATGGATCAAGTACTTGGCTAACAAGAAGATTGCAGCACAAATTTGATTCAGTTTTACCTGTCAGCAAGAGAAAACTTAACAAAATCTTAATGACTATAGCAAACATTAGCTGTTTTACCATTTCCttattggattacttataagtaaattaaaataatatgacgCTTCACCATTAGGATTGTTTCTAAACTCTAAAGGGTCCAAATATCCAGCAATAGTTAAACACAAAGATCAGTGGCTAAATGACGCATCCAAAACATTCATATATCACAGAATTGCATCCATTTCCCGCTCTTAAGCATtcattaatacaatttatcacAGAAGAGTGACGGTTTACAAAATAATCAtatctattaatataaaattcacaaaGTTCTCATCCCTACTTTTCCAATTGCACTGAATCTCCTCTCAGCATCTTCCATCTCATCTCACCATTTTATTGACAACCGTAAAAAGTTAACTTGTTAAGTTTCTTTTCCATCTCCAATCCCAATTCATTCTATTTCGTTTTGTCTATCATaacccatttaatttttatttggcaaGTATTTATAGTATTTATATGATCATTCATCAAAAGCCAAATGATGACGGAATTGACAGATTATCATATTTcctaaaacatatatatacatatttatatgtgtatataaatgtatatactTCAGTTACGGTCCTGAACAAGATAAGCCTTCAGCAGAATTATACCAAGAATATATGAACATAAACCATTTGTAGTTGCAAATCAAATTATCCCATCATCTTCAAGATTAATGAACATTTGTCTCATTTATTAAGGCATCCTCATGCAGAATTGAAAATCTGAAGCAAATGTAGTGCAAAAAGGGAAACTTCTATGACCTTCCATTTTCTTCCATCAGACATAACGTAGAAGACTACTAACCGGCCTCAGATCATCATTAATTGAACGAGCATCCcaagttttcatttctaacttggtatatataatttcctATGGATCTTTAAAGAATCAGGATATTCAGTAATCTTATGAGACATTTTATTTCCAAAAGAATCTTTAGAAGGCAAGTCATATAGGCTTCCaatgttacaaaaaaaaaatataatgtaacaTACAAATCGATAACATAGAATGTGTTATTTCCTCATCAATATCCAGTATCCACAACACGAATGTCAGGAGCTTTTTTTACCATACAAGGTAGTCAGATTCTAATTATGCTTCCTTGTTAATAATGGTGGGACACCACAGTCACGtgtaaaaatcattttaatacCTGACTTTGCCAGTTTGCCATGATCGAACTTATACATGAGTTTCTCTAAATGCTCTAATATTTCGACACAAGTTATTAGAAATGCTCCAATTGATACCCGAGTTTGTTGTAAACATCAAACTGGTACTTATTGGACAGGCTCCATCCAATCCTCCATCTAGAATCTTTTATAGTGGGAGAGAAGTTAAACACTGATTTAGTCTGTTTaactttcatatattaaatctTATCACCAccattacataaataaaaagaaaaggcagaGAGAATAACAATGCAAGTCAAAGTTTAGAACAGCATGGATACAAAAGTCTCACAGAAAATCCTTAGAAGAAATAGAAGCCCCAAAAAGGTAAAGGAAGCCACAGTCACAACCTGCAGCTTATTTAAAGGTCCCTTCTTGTATAGTTGTTAAGGACGCACCGCGCACCAAGGAGCAAAGGTGCCCTGGAGCCATGGCGCAGCGCGCGCATTTTTAAATTACGGCGCaaatttgcataaataaattatataatcatatataaatatatcttttaacttcaatattacacaaacaattaaatataaatattagaaattatattaatcattatattataaaataaatgtgtaaaacaactagtaaggctttttctcttcttttcggtttcttttttttatttttcttttacattattCTGTaacttttttagaaaaaataagttaaaaggtTTAAAGAAACCCTACATTCTCTGTaactttcttttaaatatttattccctttttctttttttttttcttttcacctTGTGTGAAACCCTAGTTTTGCGCAGTAGCCGCCACCAAAGCCCCAGATCGGCATTGTCGCCGGAACCCTAGAGCGGCGCAGCCTTCGCAAGCGTACCCCGCCCCTGTAGCTGCCCTCTGCCACTACCGCGTCTTTGAAAAAAACTGGTGTTCGCCCAGACGCTTGCAGAAGGCGCGCCTCGCAGAAAGCGCCTTTCCGCCGCCATGACAAAGCCCAACgccattttctgaaaatggcACTGGGCTTGCGCCTCACGCGCCTTGCGCCATGGCGCACCATTAATAACTATGCCCTCTTGCTATACTTCTGAAATGTTCAAGAATAATGGAGATGCAAAGAACACAAGTTTGTCATTTAGAAGCTAAGAATAGTTAGTTGGTCTTCAGCAGTTCATTTTACTGTCACTAACTAACCCAATGAACAATTGCTGCCAGCACAGAGAAAGTTCACTTACAAACATCAAAAGAACCTTATCTTCATAGTCACCCAGGGAGTCGAGTCCTTTCAGCATTTGAACAACTAAAAGGAAAGACATAAGAAAGTTGCTTACATCTCTGATGTCCCAAAGAACTGGACGAAGTACTTTTTAGGGTCAGGCGCACGCTCCCAGTCTTCTGGTCTGCTAATCTGGAGGTTAAAGCCATAAGGTTACACAATGAACAAACAACTGACATGTGATCATGACAGACAAAACAAAACCACGACAGAATAACCCATTAGccaattttagtaaattaatgTACAACTAAACAAAcaccagaaaaataaaacacgtGGCACGGGATTCTAATAACCCAACAGATAAgatcaagagaaaaataaGTTCGTTTAGTTTCAACGAATAGGCAGATATTTGGCAGTGTGTCATCATAGTGGCAGCACAGTGAGACTAACAAAAACCCTGAAGAGAAGCAAGATCAACAATTGGAGACATGCAGATACATGGACCATACACGATAATTATGCTATGGCATTCATGTCTGCCAAAGACGTACACGTGCCTGCGGGAGTGGATGCAAATGCATAGAGATAACACATTTATAACTAGCTTAGTTTCTTCTTTAACCCTATACTTGCCTCCACTGCCGCAGGACCTTAAACCAGACAGTTTAGAAAATAATGTTTTACCCGAAGCACCAACACCTGGTACGGAAAACACCAATAAATCTGTTTGGCCCCTCTTATGATTATAGTCGATGGTACAAGTGCAAGATTATCAGAATTATAATCTGCCTTGAGGGAGTACTTCCCAATCAAAGTTAGCAACTCAACTGAACTCCATGAAGTGATAAGCTCAAGCAAAAGCGAACCAAGTAATTCACATTCCACACAAAGAAACTAAAATTCTCAAGAGCAGGAAATCTacatagaaaaatcaattgaaagcGGGCGATGAAAGAATGTAAAGGAAATCAGAAAAGAATTGAAGTGATTAAGAATGTACCTTGGCAGGCCAAGCAGGAAAACCCTTGACCTTGGCCAAAACGAGATCGCCCAAACTCAACTCGCTCTTCGTCTTAACCCCTTTCGCTCCACGCTTGCGCCCTGGAGCCATGCCCCTCCAATTCCCGTCCCCGTTTCCCTATGATTAGCAAAAAATACCAATGGAACAATAACAAAGAACCCTAGACACGAAACTAGATATCCGGGGCAGCCCCCGAGAAACGGTGCAGGTATCCGGCACTCGCCC
This region of Sesamum indicum cultivar Zhongzhi No. 13 linkage group LG4, S_indicum_v1.0, whole genome shotgun sequence genomic DNA includes:
- the LOC105159790 gene encoding ENHANCER OF AG-4 protein 2; translation: MAPGRKRGAKGVKTKSELSLGDLVLAKVKGFPAWPAKISRPEDWERAPDPKKYFVQFFGTSEIAFVAPADIQAFTIEAKNKLSARCQGKTVKYFAQAVKEICEEFEELQLRNLNGVRDKSALSLASEAHSLDPVVDEASGINGNDGSDRKVSNCKLEIKGSTDVGAALERCSQRQGEVECQDVKPCLSDDVNHSLSPHVSSEKRSKPYTNTSDLVMDSVPLSSPSHDSLVNEDDSHDIKVAGRSSDDDHNKLTNGLKTKLAIGSKKKPAGAIRRNSGLAVPHDRTGEMIQRKCVSGGSMKVSSAGNSRSGLDIGSERKEKKLLKVKRRSETEDNGREDAEVSFEEHNKAISRKKIKAQHGREKQRFQTNEASPPGKMSKCADTGDGASMIRARISKKRDSTSPDVLDDKITGIESKRLTSGGKAENSRLLRLQMSTNDPKFSSDEDDLPPIKRRRRVSEAMSSSASISENRLGGSASRQSDMVLPNKVRSPVMQLPTKRRAVRLFDDEDDESPKTPIHGGFTNKVSVIPQVSDSRKKPVMHSESCVYDQGVSKNSGPVDDGIKEQVQSGHMSNKVLSPATQQDTEKRTRELSAAHVIPSPLQDTEKLPSMEAKPVQISPKRSPYSIGGTRLSAEVHSKHSSKAPANISQKKTPAGDSRSASASDRSTSFLAQSLGDRSKPASSGDKSKATPKSDLRINDSVVVVGPPNENHTSFGERLDGGKDGKTSFLVNSKIPDSVMSMKHLIAAAQAKKRQAHLQNSHGNPLLLSFPDADMSARSPSPPPATLAYESSNTVQPGVQGIHSTSPCADVHQFSSINQHENEELEERRVSSGNLGTGSSLSGGTEAAVARDAFEGMIETLSRTKESIGRATRLAIDCAKYGIANEVVELLIQKLENEPSLHRRVDLFFLVDSITQCSHSQRGIAGASYIPIVQAALPRLIGAAAPAGAGAQENRRQCHKVLRLWLERKILPESVLRRYMGDIGVVNDDASVGLSLRRPSRAERAIDDPIREMEGMVVDEYGSNATFQLPGLLSAHVFDEEEEYEDSFPTKLCKEDNDTSPSELAPATSRDPENHSVTPSDRRHCILEDVDGELEMEDVSGHQRDEKPLFTNGSFGLGVLEPNSDGILESAPNNMSAEWMPSPEGSPPLPPGSPPVTPPLPTSPPPLSPPLPPPPPPPSPPPPPPPPPPPPPSQHHLFSRPAVCPPPPPTGPPPQPVGPPPQPAAPPPTGPNPQSVGPPPPPVGPNPPPFGSTPPVGPPPPLPSQQSFPAQPPLMSQHMHPLPSAISHSPRSTYPLPSLQHEIGATASGNQCSHVVSNARGSHIDASARNEVLTQQSSCFPPSGVGIAREHVGYNSSRHGDYRQGEAYMNPQATQHRPPFVPGHAPFAQRPVHPEHLPQRAPSHFSYPNSVQQHQYPPYSLQNFSDGPRRYAANEQTQMQVNEFNADCPRGGWIPGGRSCSGPPYSNEGYFGPPRERPPASVVNLQPSAPNNLPSAAQIPVHGVPMIPCRPDMPSGNWRPA